One region of Zingiber officinale cultivar Zhangliang chromosome 7B, Zo_v1.1, whole genome shotgun sequence genomic DNA includes:
- the LOC122005034 gene encoding aldehyde dehydrogenase family 2 member C4-like isoform X2, translating to MAWGLKMPEIKFTKLFINGSFVDAVSGKTFATTDPRSGEVITMVAEGEKDDVDLAVKAAREAFDHGQWPRMSGFQRGQIMIKFADLIDQHIEELATLDSLEVGKLFSHNKLADIPSATRMLRYFAGAADKIHGETLKMGGPFHGYTLKEPIGVVGHIIPWNFPTVMFFFKVSPALAAGCAMVVKPAEQSSLSALYYAFLAKQAGIPDGVLNVVTGFGPTAGAAIASHMDINQVSFTGSTEVGRLIMEAAARSNLKPVSLELGGKSPLIIFDDADINMAVKLAQRAVFYNKGEVCVAASRIYVQEGIYDDFMKKAVETVGDWIVGDPFDPHVHQGPQVDKEQFEKVLRYIEHGKREGATIVAGGKPCGENGYYIEPTIFVDVKEDMVIAKEEIFGPVMSLMKFKTMEEAIEKANNTRYGLAAGVVTKNLDIANRMARSIHAGSIWINCYFAFDSDCPFGGFKMSGFGKDLGMHSIEKYLQVKSVVTRLHDSPWL from the exons ATGGCCTGGGGATTGAAGATGCCGGAAATCAAGTTCACTAAGCTCTTCATTAATGGCAGCTTCGTCGACGCCGTCTcag GGAAGACATTTGCAACGACAGATCCGCGCTCAGGGGAGGTGATAACGATGGTGGCAGAGGGCGAAAAAGACGACGTGGATTTAGCAGTGAAGGCAGCAAGAGAAGCTTTTGACCATGGCCAATGGCCTCGCATGTCTGGATTT caAAGAGGACAGATTATGATCAAGTTCGCAGACTTGATCGACCAGCACATCGAGGAATTAGCCACACTCGACAGCTTAGAAGTGGGGAAGCTGTTCTCCCACAACAAGCTGGCTGACATCCCCTCGGCTACCCGGATGCTCCGGTACTTCGCCGGCGCCGCCGATAAGATCCACGGCGAAACACTAAAGATGGGCGGACCGTTCCATGGATACACGCTCAAGGAGCCCATTGGGGTGGTCGGGCATATAATACCTTGGAATTTCCCGACCGTCATGTTCTTCTTCAAGGTCTCCCCTGCTTTGGCTGCGGGCTGCGCCATGGTTGTCAAACCGGCAGAGCAGAGCTCGCTCTCTGCACTTTACTATGCTTTCTTGGCTAAGCAG GCAGGCATTCCAGATGGCGTTCTAAATGTTGTGACCGGTTTTGGCCCAACTGCCGGAGCTGCCATTGCTTCTCACATGGACATCAACCAA GTTAGTTTCACAGGATCCACTGAAGTAGGACGTTTGATCATGGAGGCAGCTGCGAGAAGCAACTTGAAGCCCGTATCACTCGAATTGGGTgggaaatcaccattaatcatctTTGACGATGCAGATATCAACATGGCCGTTAAACTCGCTCAAAGGGCAGTGTTCTACAACAAG GGAGAAGTGTGCGTGGCCGCATCGCGAATCTACGTACAAGAAGGAATTTACGACGACTTCATGAAGAAGGCGGTGGAGACTGTCGGAGACTGGATTGTCGGTGACCCTTTCGATCCACATGTTCATCAGGGGCCTCAA GTGGACAAGGAGCAATTCGAGAAGGTCCTCAGATATATCGAGCATGGCAAAAGAGAAGGAGCTACCATTGTTGCCGGAGGCAAGCCCTGTGGTGAAAATGGTTACTACATTGAACCCACAATCTTTGTAGATGTCAAG GAGGACATGGTGATAGCCAAGGAGGAAATATTTGGACCAGTCATGTCCCTCATGAAGTTCAA GACGATGGAGGAGGCGATCGAGAAAGCGAATAATACAAGATATGGATTGGCTGCGGGGGTTGTGACGAAGAACTTGGACATAGCAAACAGGATGGCGAGATCAATTCACGCGGGCAGCATCTGGATCAACTGCTACTTTGCATTTGACAGTGACTGTCCTTTCGGCGGCTTCAAAATGAGTGGATTTGGGAAGGATCTGGGGATGCATTCGATTGAAAAATATCtccaagttaaatctgttgtcacGCGACTTCACGATTCTCCTTGGCTGTAG
- the LOC122005036 gene encoding uncharacterized protein LOC122005036 yields MRVSPSNQYQLVKHETSYQIQLASPKEQVSCGCTSFPYFNCASTVENATSPPDAALLHDSETSSESSSTDSGKESITDDVVLEAEKEICNKSNMKKPLADCFIPAILDNTVDLSIESPSSTAGFGKTRKVQWTDACGKELFEIKEFQLSEGDLSDDDFGHGSDKCNCVIL; encoded by the exons ATGAGAGTTTCACCTTCAAACCAATATCAGTTAGTAAAACACGAAACTAGTTATCAAATTCAACTGGCTTCCCCAAAAGAACAAGTCTCATGTGGATGTACTTCCTTCCCTTACTTCAACTGTGCATCCACAGTTGAAAATGCAACATCACCTCCTGATGCAGCCCTGCTACATGATTCTGAAACTTCCTCAGAATCTTCCTCAACCGATAGCGGCAAGGAATCTATTACAGATGATGTAGTCCTTGAGGCTGAAAAAGAGATATGTAACAAGAGCAATATGAAGAAACCACTTGCAGATTGTTTTATTCCTGCGATACTAGACAACACTGTCGATTTGTCGATAGAATCACCAAGCAGCACCGCGGGATTTGGCAAAACAAGGAAAGTACAGTGGACCGATGCATGTGGGAAGGAACTTTTCGAAATTAAGGAGTTCCAACTCAG CGAAGGTGATTTATCAGATGATGACTTCGGGCATGGCAGTGACAAATGCAACTGTGTTATACTGTAA
- the LOC122005034 gene encoding aldehyde dehydrogenase family 2 member C4-like isoform X1 gives MAWGLKMPEIKFTKLFINGSFVDAVSGKTFATTDPRSGEVITMVAEGEKDDVDLAVKAAREAFDHGQWPRMSGFQRGQIMIKFADLIDQHIEELATLDSLEVGKLFSHNKLADIPSATRMLRYFAGAADKIHGETLKMGGPFHGYTLKEPIGVVGHIIPWNFPTVMFFFKVSPALAAGCAMVVKPAEQSSLSALYYAFLAKQAGIPDGVLNVVTGFGPTAGAAIASHMDINQVSFTGSTEVGRLIMEAAARSNLKPVSLELGGKSPLIIFDDADINMAVKLAQRAVFYNKGEVCVAASRIYVQEGIYDDFMKKAVETVGDWIVGDPFDPHVHQGPQVVDKEQFEKVLRYIEHGKREGATIVAGGKPCGENGYYIEPTIFVDVKEDMVIAKEEIFGPVMSLMKFKTMEEAIEKANNTRYGLAAGVVTKNLDIANRMARSIHAGSIWINCYFAFDSDCPFGGFKMSGFGKDLGMHSIEKYLQVKSVVTRLHDSPWL, from the exons ATGGCCTGGGGATTGAAGATGCCGGAAATCAAGTTCACTAAGCTCTTCATTAATGGCAGCTTCGTCGACGCCGTCTcag GGAAGACATTTGCAACGACAGATCCGCGCTCAGGGGAGGTGATAACGATGGTGGCAGAGGGCGAAAAAGACGACGTGGATTTAGCAGTGAAGGCAGCAAGAGAAGCTTTTGACCATGGCCAATGGCCTCGCATGTCTGGATTT caAAGAGGACAGATTATGATCAAGTTCGCAGACTTGATCGACCAGCACATCGAGGAATTAGCCACACTCGACAGCTTAGAAGTGGGGAAGCTGTTCTCCCACAACAAGCTGGCTGACATCCCCTCGGCTACCCGGATGCTCCGGTACTTCGCCGGCGCCGCCGATAAGATCCACGGCGAAACACTAAAGATGGGCGGACCGTTCCATGGATACACGCTCAAGGAGCCCATTGGGGTGGTCGGGCATATAATACCTTGGAATTTCCCGACCGTCATGTTCTTCTTCAAGGTCTCCCCTGCTTTGGCTGCGGGCTGCGCCATGGTTGTCAAACCGGCAGAGCAGAGCTCGCTCTCTGCACTTTACTATGCTTTCTTGGCTAAGCAG GCAGGCATTCCAGATGGCGTTCTAAATGTTGTGACCGGTTTTGGCCCAACTGCCGGAGCTGCCATTGCTTCTCACATGGACATCAACCAA GTTAGTTTCACAGGATCCACTGAAGTAGGACGTTTGATCATGGAGGCAGCTGCGAGAAGCAACTTGAAGCCCGTATCACTCGAATTGGGTgggaaatcaccattaatcatctTTGACGATGCAGATATCAACATGGCCGTTAAACTCGCTCAAAGGGCAGTGTTCTACAACAAG GGAGAAGTGTGCGTGGCCGCATCGCGAATCTACGTACAAGAAGGAATTTACGACGACTTCATGAAGAAGGCGGTGGAGACTGTCGGAGACTGGATTGTCGGTGACCCTTTCGATCCACATGTTCATCAGGGGCCTCAAGTA GTGGACAAGGAGCAATTCGAGAAGGTCCTCAGATATATCGAGCATGGCAAAAGAGAAGGAGCTACCATTGTTGCCGGAGGCAAGCCCTGTGGTGAAAATGGTTACTACATTGAACCCACAATCTTTGTAGATGTCAAG GAGGACATGGTGATAGCCAAGGAGGAAATATTTGGACCAGTCATGTCCCTCATGAAGTTCAA GACGATGGAGGAGGCGATCGAGAAAGCGAATAATACAAGATATGGATTGGCTGCGGGGGTTGTGACGAAGAACTTGGACATAGCAAACAGGATGGCGAGATCAATTCACGCGGGCAGCATCTGGATCAACTGCTACTTTGCATTTGACAGTGACTGTCCTTTCGGCGGCTTCAAAATGAGTGGATTTGGGAAGGATCTGGGGATGCATTCGATTGAAAAATATCtccaagttaaatctgttgtcacGCGACTTCACGATTCTCCTTGGCTGTAG
- the LOC122005033 gene encoding protein GIGANTEA-like produces MSASLEKWTDGLQFSSLFWPPPHDEQQRKEQVAAYVEYFAQFTSEEFPEDIGQLIESHYPSKNEQLLNEVLATFVLHHPEHGHAVIHPILSLIIDGTLVYNRNASPFLSFINLFSHNSEKEYSEQWALACGEILRVLTHYNRPIHKVENCNSQIERSNSGNHATTSKISKTEANLTLQQEDRKQLRPLSAWITDILLAAPLGIRSDYFRWCAGIMGKYAAGGDLKPPTTACSRGAGKHPQLMPSTPRWAVANGAGVILSVCDEEVARYETANLTAAAVPALLLPPPKNALDEHLVATLPALEPYARLFHRYYAIATPSATQRLLLGLLEAPPSWAPDALDAAVQLVELLRAAEEYASGVRLPRNWMHLHFLRAIGIAMSMKVGIAADAAAALLFRIFSQPALLFPPLRHADGIKVQNELFDVYKSQVVDTISVSTIEATAQGIASMLCTHGPDVEWRICTIWEAAYGLLPLSSSVVDLPEIVVATPLQPPPLSWNLFLPLINVLEYLPRGSPSEACLVRIFVATVEAVLQRTFPQENSEKSKKARAHSSIWSATKNLVVAELHTMIHSLFLESCASMELASRLLFVMLTVCVSHDALPNGSKRPTGYGRDLADEIEEPQTLNGKAATRNKNGRKKGPIATFDSYVLAAVCALAYELQLFPLISKNHPCSESQDSTRMAKVAKTNRASHEFDKSIASAVCHTRRILYILEALFSLKPSSIGTSWSYSSNEIIAAAMVAAHVAELFGRSKACMNALSVLMRCKWDAEISTRASSLYQLIDMHGKIVASIVHKAEPLEAQLIWKDDKASSSGRKSSRNDNKHSSSPESCTNALETFSRLEDVTSKDDSVVWSSQKNITVLDAPALATFLTLDRNVGNNLSAQAFLRSVLAEKQELCFSVVSLLWHKLIAAPETKMDAESTSAQQGWRQVVDAICDVVSASPVKAVTAIVLQAEKDLQPWIARDDERGQRMWRINQRITKLIVELMRNHDRPEALMILAGASDILLRATDGMLIDGEACTLPQLELLEVTARAVGLVILRGESGLTVADGLANLLKSRLPTTICCLSHPSALVRALSTSVLRDILQISKINPSDCIHEDRQGFSDSTYRCLNLGTVNWLADIEKCLKWEAHSRLATGLTLAFLHSAANELGCPISC; encoded by the exons ATGTCTGCCTCTCTAGAGAAGTGGACCGATGGACTACAGTTCTCGTCCCTGTTCTGGCCTCCACCTCATGATGAACAGCAAAGGAAG GAACAAGTTGCAGCCTATGTTGAATATTTTGCCCAGTTCACCTCTGAGGAATTTCCAGAAGATATAGGCCAG CTAATTGAAAGTCATTATCCTTCGAAAAATGAGCAACTTTTGAATGAAGTTTTGG CTACATTTGTTTTGCACCATCCCGAACATGGCCATGCTGTTATTCATCCTATTCTTTCACTTATAATTGATGGGACACTAGTGTACAACAGGAATGCTTCTCCATTTTTATCCTTCATCAATCTATTCAGCCATAACTCTGAG AAAGAATATTCAGAACAGTGGGCTTTAGCATGTGGAGAAATTTTGCGGGTTTTGACCCACTACAATAGGCCAATTCACAAGGTTGAGAACTGTAATTCACAAATTGAAAGGAGCAACAGTGGCAACCATGCAACTACAAGCAAGATAAGCAAGACAGAAGCCAATCTTACTCTACAACAGGAAGATAGGAAACAATTGCGTCCATTATCAGCTTGGATTACAGATATTTTGCTTGCTGCACCATTGGGAATTAGAAGTGATTATTTTAGATG GTGTGCTGGGATCATGGGGAAATATGCTGCAGGTGGTGACTTGAAGCCTCCGACAACAG CTTGTTCTCGTGGAGCTGGAAAGCATCCTCAACTTATGCCATCCACTCCTAGATGGGCGGTTGCCAATGGAGCTGGAGTTATACTGAGTGTTTGTGATGAGGAAGTAGCTCGTTATGAGACTGCAAATTTGACAGCTGCTGCTGTGCCTGCACTTTTGCTTCCTCCCCCTAAAAATGCCTTGGATGAGCATCTTGTTGCCACACTACCTGCTCTTGAACCTTATGCTCGGTTGTTTCATAG GTACTATGCCATTGCTACACCTAGTGCGACTCAAAGGCTGCTGCTCGGACTTCTTGAAGCTCCACCATCATGGGCACCTGATGCACTTGATGCTGCAGTACAACTAGTTGAACTCCTGAGGGCAGCTGAGGAGTATGCATCTGGCGTGAGG CTTCCAAGAAACTGGATGCATTTGCACTTCCTACGTGCAATCGGCATAGCAATGTCTATGAAAGTTGGCATAGCTGCAGATGCAGCAGCTGCTTTGCTTTTCCGCATATTTTCTCAGCCTGCATTACTCTTTCCCCCACTGAGACATGCTGATGGAATCAAAGTCCAGAATGAACTTTTCGATGTCTATAAGAGCCAG GTAGTGGATACTATTTCCGTGTCTACGATTGAGGCAACTGCTCAAGGAATTGCATCAATGTTATGCACACATGGCCCTGATGTTGAATGGCGAATCTGTACTATTTGGGAAGCTGCCTATGGCTTACTTCCACTGAGTTCCTCAGTTGTTGATTTACCTGAAATAGTAGTTGCAACCCCTTTGCAACCACCTCCTCTGTCATGGAATTTGTTTTTGCCATTAATCAATGTCTTAGAGTATCTTCCTCGAGGAAGTCCATCTGAAGCATGCCTTGTGAGAATCTTTGTGGCCACTGTGGAGGCAGTGCTCCAGAGAACCTTTCCGCAAGAAAATTCTGAGAAATCCAAAAAAGCAAGAGCTCATAGCAGTATCTGGTCTGCCACTAAGAACTTAGTTGTCGCTGAACTTCACACAATGATACATTCTCTCTTTCTGGAATCTTGTGCATCAATGGAACTTGCTTCACGCTTGTTATTTGTCATGCTAACTGTTTGTGTAAGTCATGACGCTTTGCCTAATGGGAGCAAAAGACCAACAGGCTATGGTAGAGATTTAGCAGATGAGATTGAGGAGCCACAAACACTAAATGGAAAAGCAGCTACAAGAAATAAGAATGGAAGAAAAAAGGGGCCAATTGCAACATTTGATTCTTATGTTCTAGCAGCTGTTTGTGCATTGGCTTATGAACTTCAGTTGTTTCCCTTGATTTCAAAAAATCATCCATGCTCTGAATCTCAAGATTCCACAAGAATGGCAAAAGTTGCTAAGACCAATAGAGCTTCACATGAGTTTGATAAGAGTATTGCCTCTGCTGTATGTCACACACGTCGAATACTTTATATTCTTGAAGCTCTTTTCTCTTTGAAGCCTTCATCTATTGGTACATCATGGAGCTACAGTTCGAATGAGATAATAGCTGCTGCTATGGTTGCTGCTCATGTTGCTGAATTATTTGGAAGGTCAAAGGCTTGCATGAATGCATTGTCTGTTCTGATGAGATGCAAGTGGGATGCAGAAATTTCTACCAGGGCATCCTCTCTTTATCAACTCATTGACATGCATGGTAAAATTGTTGCCTCTATTGTTCACAAGGCTGAGCCCCTTGAAGCACAATTGATATGGAAGGATGATAAAGCTTCTTCTAGTGGAAGGAAAAGCAGTAGAAATGATAATAAGCACAGTTCAAGCCCAGAATCTTGCACCAATGCGTTAGAAACTTTCTCCAGGCTTGAAGATGTAACTTCAAAAGATGATTCTGTGGTATGGTCATCACAAAAAAATATCACAGTCTTGGATGCTCCAGCTTTGGCAACTTTTCTTACACTGGATAGGAATGTTGGTAACAACTTGAGTGCACAAGCTTTTCTAAGGTCTGTGCTTGCAGAGAAACAGGAACTATGTTTCTCTGTTGTTTCGTTGTTGTGGCACAAATTAATTGCAGCTCCTGAAACAAAAATGGATGCAGAAAGTACATCTGCTCAGCAAGGTTGGAGGCAG GTGGTTGATGCAATATGTGATGTTGTCTCAGCCTCACCGGTCAAAGCAGTAACAGCAATTGTTCTACAG GCTGAAAAGGATTTGCAGCCTTGGATTGCAAGAGATGATGAACGTGGACAGAGAATGTGGAGAATCAACCAGCGAATTACCAAATTGATTGTAGAACTTATGAGGAATCATGACAGACCCGAGGCATTGATGATTCTAGCAGGGGCCTCAGATATTCTGCTACGTGCCACAGATGGAATGCTGATTGACGGAGAAGCATGCACCTTACCACAATTGGAG CTCCTGGAAGTAACAGCAAGAGCAGTTGGACTTGTCATCCTACGAGGGGAGTCAGGCCTTACAGTTGCAGATGGCCTCGCAAATCTGTTGAAG TCTCGCTTGCCGACCACAATCTGCTGCCTTTCACACCCAAGCGCCCTTGTACGAGCTCTAAGTACATCAGTTCTTCGGGATATCCTCCAAATCAGCAAAATCAATCCGAGCGATTGTATTCATGAAGACAGACAAGGTTTCTCTGACTCAACTTACCGGTGCTTGAATCTAGGAACTGTTAACTGGCTTGCGGACATCGAGAAATGCTTGAAATGGGAGGCTCATAGCAGGCTTGCAACTGGTTTGACTCTGGCTTTCCTTCACTCGGCTGCCAACGAATTAGGCTGCCCTATTTCGTGTTGA